From a region of the Chitinophaga caseinilytica genome:
- the hisC gene encoding histidinol-phosphate transaminase gives MFDLNSLLRDNIKRLTPYSSARDEFKGEASVYLDANENSFGSPLPTNYHRYPDPLQWKVKYRLADIKGVPPQNIFLGNGSDEAIDILYRAFCRPGVDNVVLCPPTYGMYEVSANINDIEIRKAPLTEDFQLDLEAIESAIDENTKLIFICSPNNPTANAIDKEAIEMILNNFEGIVVVDEAYINFSRHKSFIQELTEYPNLVVLQTLSKAWGLAALRMGMAFASEDIINIFNKIKPPYNINQASQELALEALGNVEQVNAWIKETVEEREKLTGELAKLSIVEKVYPSDANFLLVKTIDAKGIYSILTNQGIIVRDRSKVELCAGCLRITIGTPEENVTLLQALQNIAS, from the coding sequence ATGTTCGACCTGAATTCACTTTTAAGAGACAATATCAAACGGCTCACGCCGTACTCCTCCGCCCGCGACGAGTTCAAAGGCGAAGCCTCCGTGTATCTCGACGCCAACGAGAACAGTTTCGGGTCCCCGCTTCCTACCAACTATCACCGCTATCCCGATCCGCTGCAATGGAAGGTGAAATACCGCCTCGCGGATATCAAAGGCGTTCCACCCCAGAATATTTTCCTCGGCAACGGGTCCGATGAGGCGATCGATATCCTGTACCGCGCGTTCTGCCGGCCGGGTGTAGACAACGTGGTGCTGTGCCCGCCCACGTACGGCATGTACGAAGTGTCTGCCAACATCAACGATATCGAAATCCGCAAAGCCCCGCTCACGGAAGATTTTCAGCTGGACCTGGAGGCGATCGAATCGGCCATCGACGAAAATACCAAACTCATTTTCATCTGTTCGCCCAACAACCCTACGGCCAATGCGATCGATAAGGAAGCGATCGAAATGATCCTGAATAATTTCGAAGGGATCGTGGTGGTGGATGAGGCGTACATCAATTTCAGCCGGCACAAATCCTTCATCCAGGAACTGACCGAATATCCGAACCTGGTGGTGCTGCAAACGCTGTCGAAGGCCTGGGGCCTGGCCGCGTTGCGCATGGGGATGGCGTTCGCCAGCGAGGATATCATCAATATCTTCAATAAAATCAAACCGCCGTACAACATCAACCAGGCTTCGCAGGAGCTGGCGCTCGAGGCGCTCGGCAACGTGGAGCAGGTAAATGCGTGGATCAAGGAAACGGTGGAAGAAAGGGAAAAGCTGACGGGGGAACTGGCGAAGTTGTCTATCGTAGAGAAAGTTTACCCCAGCGACGCGAATTTCCTGCTCGTGAAAACGATCGACGCCAAAGGGATTTACAGCATCCTCACCAACCAGGGCATCATCGTCCGCGACCGTTCCAAAGTGGAGCTATGCGCCGGATGCCTGCGCATCACCATCGGCACACCCGAAGAAAACGTAACCTTATTGCAGGCCCTTCAAAATATCGCCAGTTAA
- the hisD gene encoding histidinol dehydrogenase, with protein MQIIRYPEKNTWNTLLQRPVLDNSQLEATVSAVLADVKKYGDEALRRYTLQFDKVPLTSIAVPAEAFEIADKLLGEDLKNAIRTAAANIEAFHRAQIEDVTVIETMPGVQCWRKPVGIEKVGLYIPGGTAPLFSTILMLAIPARLAGCSEIVLCTPPGKDGVIHPAVLWAARFTGIKQVFSVGGVQAIGAMAYGTETVPKVYKIFGPGNQYVTCAKQLVNAAGTAIDMPAGPSEVAVFADDACVPAFVAADLLSQAEHGADSQVLLVTTSEAVISAVEAEVKAQLEKLPRRDLAAKALDNSKLVLVRDRDEAMDMLNDYAPEHLIMACENDEALATRVVNAGSVFLGNYSPESAGDYASGTNHTLPTNGYATAYSGVSVDSFVKKITFQRLTAAGLQTIAPAIEAMAEAEGLDAHKQAVSIRVRYIQNDSSFK; from the coding sequence ATGCAAATCATCCGCTACCCGGAAAAAAATACCTGGAACACGCTCCTGCAAAGGCCCGTGCTCGACAACTCCCAGCTGGAAGCCACCGTTTCCGCCGTGCTGGCAGACGTTAAAAAGTATGGCGACGAAGCCCTTCGCCGATACACCCTTCAATTCGATAAAGTTCCCCTCACCAGCATCGCCGTGCCGGCGGAAGCGTTCGAGATCGCCGACAAACTCCTCGGCGAAGACCTGAAAAACGCCATCCGCACCGCCGCCGCCAACATCGAAGCATTCCACCGCGCGCAGATCGAAGACGTAACCGTCATCGAAACCATGCCCGGCGTGCAATGCTGGCGCAAACCGGTCGGCATCGAGAAGGTAGGGCTGTATATTCCCGGCGGCACCGCGCCATTGTTCTCCACCATCCTCATGCTCGCTATTCCCGCGCGGCTGGCGGGTTGCAGCGAAATAGTGCTCTGCACGCCTCCGGGTAAAGACGGCGTTATCCACCCTGCGGTGCTCTGGGCTGCAAGGTTCACGGGCATCAAACAGGTGTTTTCCGTGGGCGGTGTACAGGCCATCGGCGCTATGGCCTACGGCACGGAAACCGTTCCGAAAGTCTATAAGATCTTCGGGCCGGGCAACCAGTACGTGACCTGCGCCAAACAGCTCGTCAATGCCGCGGGTACGGCCATCGATATGCCGGCCGGGCCTTCGGAAGTGGCGGTTTTTGCAGACGACGCCTGCGTGCCAGCCTTTGTGGCGGCGGATCTGCTGTCGCAGGCAGAGCACGGGGCAGACAGCCAGGTGTTGCTGGTGACTACTTCCGAAGCGGTGATTTCGGCCGTGGAAGCGGAAGTTAAAGCACAGCTGGAAAAACTCCCGCGCCGCGACCTCGCCGCAAAAGCGCTGGATAACAGCAAGCTGGTACTGGTGCGCGACCGCGACGAGGCCATGGACATGCTCAACGATTACGCGCCCGAGCACCTGATCATGGCCTGCGAAAACGACGAAGCCCTCGCCACGAGGGTCGTGAACGCCGGCTCCGTGTTCCTGGGCAACTATTCCCCCGAATCCGCGGGCGATTATGCCTCGGGCACCAATCACACCCTGCCCACCAACGGCTATGCCACGGCGTACAGCGGCGTAAGTGTAGACAGCTTCGTGAAAAAGATCACCTTCCAGCGGTTGACCGCAGCAGGTTTACAAACCATCGCCCCGGCCATCGAAGCCATGGCAGAAGCGGAAGGGCTCGATGCGCACAAACAGGCCGTTTCCATCCGGGTGCGGTATATTCAAAACGATTCATCTTTCAAGTAA
- the hisB gene encoding bifunctional histidinol-phosphatase/imidazoleglycerol-phosphate dehydratase HisB, whose translation MKRVLFIDRDGTMILEQPPTYQIDSLEKVVFYPKVFKYLGKIAAELDYELVLVSNQDGMGTDSFPEETFHPAHNHIMQTFAGEGIVFVREHIDRSFPADNLPTRKPGIGMLQQYFNGEYDLANSFVIGDRITDVKLAQNLGAKAIWLKQDANLGAAEVDGADLKDVVALETTDWAKIYEFLKIGLRTVSHVRATKETDIRIELNLDGTGKADIQTGLGFFDHMLDQIARHGSIDMKVHAKGDLHIDEHHTIEDTGIALGEAFAMALADKKGMERYGFCLPMDDCLAQAAIDFGGRNWLVWDAAFKREKIGEMPTEMFFHFFKSFTDGARANLNIKAEGENEHHKIEAIFKAFAKAIKMAVKRNPDNMQLPSTKGVL comes from the coding sequence ATGAAACGCGTACTTTTTATCGACCGCGACGGCACCATGATCCTGGAGCAGCCGCCCACCTACCAGATCGACAGCCTGGAGAAAGTGGTGTTCTATCCGAAAGTGTTCAAATATTTGGGCAAGATCGCCGCCGAACTGGATTACGAGCTGGTGCTCGTGTCTAACCAGGACGGGATGGGGACGGACAGTTTCCCGGAAGAAACCTTCCATCCCGCGCACAACCATATCATGCAAACCTTCGCCGGCGAAGGCATCGTGTTTGTGCGGGAACATATCGACAGGAGCTTCCCGGCCGACAATCTCCCCACCCGCAAACCGGGCATCGGGATGCTGCAGCAATATTTCAACGGGGAATACGACCTCGCCAACTCGTTTGTGATCGGCGACCGCATTACCGACGTGAAACTGGCGCAGAACCTCGGTGCGAAGGCCATCTGGCTCAAGCAGGACGCCAACCTCGGCGCCGCGGAAGTGGACGGGGCCGACCTGAAAGACGTAGTAGCCCTCGAAACCACCGACTGGGCGAAGATTTACGAATTCCTGAAAATCGGGCTGCGGACGGTGAGCCATGTTCGTGCCACCAAGGAAACCGACATCCGCATCGAGCTGAACCTCGACGGCACCGGGAAGGCCGATATCCAGACGGGGCTTGGCTTTTTCGACCATATGCTCGACCAGATCGCGCGGCACGGCAGTATCGACATGAAAGTACATGCGAAAGGGGATTTGCATATCGACGAACATCATACCATCGAAGATACCGGCATCGCGCTGGGCGAGGCTTTCGCCATGGCGCTGGCCGACAAGAAGGGCATGGAAAGATATGGTTTCTGCCTGCCGATGGACGATTGCCTGGCCCAGGCCGCCATCGACTTCGGGGGGCGCAACTGGCTCGTGTGGGATGCTGCGTTCAAGCGGGAGAAGATAGGGGAGATGCCCACGGAAATGTTCTTCCACTTCTTCAAATCCTTTACGGACGGCGCGCGCGCCAACCTGAACATCAAGGCGGAAGGGGAAAACGAGCACCACAAGATCGAAGCGATCTTCAAGGCGTTCGCCAAGGCCATCAAGATGGCGGTAAAGCGGAACCCCGATAATATGCAGCTTCCCAGCACAAAAGGTGTCCTTTAA
- a CDS encoding FAD-dependent monooxygenase, with the protein MQKRFTIIGGGIAGLTAAIALRQRGIDPFIFEAAPELRPVGAGIGLGANAIRALAALGIEKGIVAKGQFLDGLSFRTDKDSLLTHADTTRVSRAYGQDNFVIHRADLHEQLLSHLDPSMIFTGKALESLEITGATNPGYPASLPGTTGSTPTEAANPVQHASQPGITGNTPGPGKSSSLSRSPIRLHFHDGSEHETDYLIAADGIHSAVRRAVLPEVVPRYAGYTCWRCVVPEGTTIAREVEEILGRAGRFGIIPLPNGRVYWFACINAPAQDARMKAMTTAELSEIFAGYPERVQKLLKASEDLPLIWGDIADLPTTHRFHHGNIVLIGDAAHATTPNMGQGACQAIEDAVILAAELSRHTDPQDAFRAYENRRLARTRMIIRRSRTLGNMAQLQNPVLIGLRNAVFRCTPAAVFRRQLKILYSVDLS; encoded by the coding sequence ATGCAAAAACGATTCACGATCATAGGCGGCGGCATCGCCGGGCTCACGGCCGCCATCGCCCTGCGGCAGCGGGGGATAGACCCCTTCATCTTCGAAGCCGCGCCGGAACTGAGGCCCGTTGGCGCGGGGATCGGGCTGGGCGCCAACGCCATCCGCGCTTTGGCCGCGCTGGGGATCGAAAAGGGGATCGTGGCGAAAGGGCAGTTTCTCGATGGATTGTCGTTCCGCACAGATAAGGATTCCCTGCTCACGCATGCAGACACTACCCGCGTCAGCAGGGCTTATGGGCAGGACAACTTCGTCATCCACCGGGCCGATCTTCACGAACAACTGCTGTCTCACCTCGATCCTTCGATGATTTTCACCGGTAAGGCCCTCGAATCCCTCGAAATAACCGGCGCCACCAATCCGGGGTACCCCGCTTCGCTGCCGGGAACCACAGGCAGTACGCCGACGGAAGCCGCCAATCCGGTGCAACACGCTTCGCAGCCAGGGATCACCGGCAATACGCCCGGGCCCGGCAAATCGTCCAGTCTCTCCCGATCCCCCATCCGCCTGCATTTCCACGACGGCAGCGAGCATGAAACCGATTACCTCATTGCGGCCGACGGCATCCACTCGGCCGTGCGCCGCGCCGTGCTGCCCGAAGTGGTGCCGCGTTACGCCGGTTACACCTGCTGGCGGTGCGTGGTACCGGAAGGGACGACCATCGCCCGGGAAGTGGAGGAGATCCTGGGCCGGGCGGGCCGTTTCGGCATCATTCCATTGCCCAATGGCCGGGTGTATTGGTTCGCCTGCATCAACGCCCCCGCACAGGACGCCCGCATGAAAGCCATGACCACGGCGGAATTGAGCGAAATTTTCGCAGGTTACCCGGAACGGGTGCAAAAACTCCTGAAAGCCAGCGAAGACCTGCCGCTCATCTGGGGCGATATCGCCGATCTTCCCACCACGCACCGTTTCCATCATGGTAATATCGTCCTCATCGGAGACGCCGCCCACGCCACCACGCCCAACATGGGCCAGGGCGCCTGCCAGGCGATCGAAGACGCGGTGATCCTGGCAGCGGAACTGTCCCGCCATACGGACCCGCAAGACGCGTTCCGCGCGTATGAAAACAGGCGGCTGGCCCGGACGCGCATGATCATCCGCCGCTCACGCACCCTCGGCAATATGGCCCAGCTGCAAAACCCGGTGCTCATCGGGCTGCGAAACGCCGTTTTCAGGTGCACACCGGCAGCCGTTTTCCGCCGGCAGCTCAAAATCCTCTATTCGGTAGACCTGTCGTAA
- the hisG gene encoding ATP phosphoribosyltransferase, whose protein sequence is MKLRIAIQKSGRLHEDSIKLLKECGIDINNGVNKLKTEATNFPLEVFFLRDDDIPQYVEDGVADLGIVGENVVLEKGYPLETVEKLGFGKCRLAMAVPKSMEYATVQDLHGKRIATSYPVIVNDFLKKAGIQAEIHEISGSVEIAPGIGLAEAICDLVSSGSTLFMNGLKEVETVLRSEAVLVANSKLTAEQKMLLAKLVFRIQAVKKAKNTKYVLLNAPNDKLPEIIGLLPGMKSPTVLPLAEAGWSSVHSVLNENDFWDIIESLKAAGAQGILVVPIEKMVI, encoded by the coding sequence ATGAAACTGCGAATTGCCATTCAGAAATCAGGACGCCTCCACGAAGACTCTATCAAACTGCTGAAAGAATGCGGGATAGACATCAATAACGGCGTGAACAAACTCAAGACAGAGGCCACGAATTTCCCGCTGGAAGTGTTCTTCCTGCGCGACGACGATATTCCGCAGTACGTGGAAGACGGCGTGGCCGACCTGGGGATCGTGGGAGAGAATGTGGTGCTGGAAAAGGGCTATCCCCTCGAAACCGTAGAGAAACTCGGTTTCGGGAAGTGCCGGCTGGCGATGGCCGTGCCCAAATCGATGGAATATGCTACCGTGCAGGATCTGCATGGCAAGCGCATCGCCACCAGTTACCCCGTGATCGTGAATGATTTTCTGAAGAAAGCAGGCATCCAGGCCGAGATCCACGAGATCAGCGGCTCCGTGGAAATCGCCCCGGGCATCGGGCTGGCCGAAGCCATCTGCGACCTCGTCAGCAGCGGCTCCACCCTGTTCATGAACGGGCTCAAGGAAGTGGAAACCGTGCTTCGCTCGGAAGCCGTACTGGTAGCCAACAGCAAGCTGACCGCCGAGCAGAAAATGCTGCTCGCCAAGCTGGTATTCCGCATCCAGGCGGTGAAGAAGGCCAAGAATACCAAATATGTACTGCTGAACGCGCCCAACGACAAGCTGCCCGAGATCATCGGCCTGCTCCCGGGCATGAAGAGCCCCACCGTGCTGCCGCTCGCCGAAGCCGGATGGAGCAGCGTTCACTCCGTACTGAACGAAAACGATTTCTGGGATATCATCGAAAGCCTCAAAGCCGCCGGCGCACAGGGCATCCTCGTCGTTCCCATCGAGAAAATGGTCATCTAA